The proteins below are encoded in one region of Lactuca sativa cultivar Salinas chromosome 3, Lsat_Salinas_v11, whole genome shotgun sequence:
- the LOC111884616 gene encoding lanC-like protein GCR2, whose product MIERYLTRFKKIEVKDYRRDGMLHGRAGHLWACLFLNKHFGDEVIPSSYTNRLVNKMIENGRSLGAGTRCPLMYTYFGTKHFGASDGLAGILHVLMHFNLTPDVQEDVKKSLNYLINTRFPSGNYPSKEDDREDILVQWCQGASGMALTLVKAAEVFGDKEFVDAAIEAGEVVWKRGLLKRVGLCHGISGNTYVFLALYRLTKNEEMLKRAKLFACFLLGRGVKLIRKKKMHKGDHPFSLFEGVGGMSYLFFDMMNPDEARFPGYEL is encoded by the exons ATGATTGAACGCTATTTGACCCGATTCAAAAAG ATTGAAGTAAAGGACTATAGGCGTGATGGAATGTTACACGGGAGAGCTGGACACTTATGGGCATGTCTGTTCTTGAATAAGCACTTCGGTGATGAAGTCATTCCTTCATCCTACACT AATAGATTAGTGAATAAGATGATTGAAAATGGAAGAAGTTTGGGCGCTGGAACAAGATGCCCTTTGATGTATACATATTTTGGCACTAAACATTTTGGTGCTTCTGATGGTTTAGCTgggattttgcatgttttgatgcATTTTAATTTGACTCCTGATGTACAAGAGGATGTGAAAAAGAGCCTTAACTACTTGATTAATACTAGATTCCCTAGTGGGAACTATCCCTCTAAAGAAGATGATAGAGAGGATATTTTGGTCCAATGGTGTCAAGGAGCATCTGGAATGGCTCTCACCCTTGTCAAAGCTGCTGAG GTTTTTGGAGATAAGGAGTTTGTGGATGCAGCGATTGAGGCTGGAGAAGTTGTGTGGAAACGTGGGTTATTGAAAAGAGTTGGACTTTGTCATGGGATTAGTGGGAATACTTATGTTTTTTTGGCACTTTATAGGCTGACAAAAAATGAGGAGATGTTGAAAAGGGCGAAATTGTTTGCTTGTTTTTTACTTGGTAGAGGAGTGAAGCTTATAAGGAAAAAGAAGATGCATAAAGGTGATCATCCGTTTTCGTTGTTTGAAGGAGTTGGAGGCATGTCGTATCTTTTCTTCGATATGATGAATCCTGATGAAGCTAGATTCCCTGGATATGAACTTTGA